The Psychrobacillus sp. FSL K6-4046 DNA window CTGTTCCATCCGCAAGCACTACTTCTAAATCTCGAACTTGATCTCTCATAACTCCGTACTTTACAGTTGTAGTCCCACTCGCATTTGTAGCGGCCATTCCACCTAGAGTAGCATCAGCACCAGGGTCAACCGAGAAGAATAAACCATACTTTTTTAACTCCATGTTCAGCTGTGTTCTCGTTACACCTGGCTGGACTATCACAAGTAAATCCTGTTCTCTTATTTCCAAAATTTTATCCATTAAAGAAAAATCGATCGTTATTCCATTATCATAGGGAATCACATGCCCTTCTAAACTCGTGCCACGACCAAATGGTATGACTGGAACTCCAAGTTTATTAGCAGTCTTCATGATATTGCTGACATCTGCCGAGTTTTTAGGGAAAACGACAATGTCTGGCAAGCTAATAGAATGGTAGGATTCATCTTTTCCATGTAATTCTCGGATAGTTTGGTTGGTGGAGATCTGGTCTTGCTCTAGGTGTTCTTGCAATGCTTCCACAATATTTTCCATTAAAATCTTCATTCGCTTCGCCTCTTTGCTATAATTTAGATGTATAACTTTTATGATTTTTCTAATTATTCAAACTCATAGAGTAATTATATACAGTATATTATATAAATCAAGAACAAATTATCTAATAAATAAAATAATTTAGTAGTTTAGTGAATTGAAATGTTTTGTTTTCTATTTTATTAATAAAAGGAGAAAAAAATGACGGAGAATGAACTAGTTGTATATCATATTGTTACACGAAACAAGATGAGAGTAGGACAGATAATTGATTTTAGTGAGAACCAAAAGAATACGTTATATCACTTCTTTTTTGAAAAAGAACAATTAAATTCCAAGGGAGAAGACTTTGTTCAAATTTTTCAAAACCAATATACAAATGAAGGGGTGAACTTAACTAAAGAGGATGCAGAAGTTGGCCATAAATATTTGGACCAAACGACTAGAGCAATTCGTGAAACGATAGTAGAAATGGTTAGATTAGAGGAATATCCGAATTACCCATCTAGATTATCCTGTCTATATGCTACAAAAAGCTTAGAGGATGCACTCAAATGGGCAGACTTATTTAATTCCTATAATCGGCAGGTGTTGCAGCTTGTTAAGCTTCGAGTTGATGGTAAAACTTTTGAGGGAGATGCTAGCTTTTTGCCAAAGGAAGATGGTATATCTTTTGCAAAGAAAATAGAGCAGGCAAGAGAGTATTGGCAAGGAAATGTAATCAGTGGACTACCTGAGATGTTAGTGGACGGAAAAATAGAAGTTGTAGAAATTCTAGAAGAGTATGAATAATGTTGGGAGGTTAACAATGATTCGATATTTTGGGTTTCTTATAATACTTGTATCCGTAGTTAGTTTATGGGGTTGTAAAGAAGAAAGTCAGGAAAATCAATTTGTGAGGGAAGGGATAGTAGCAGAGGTCTCTGATGCTCATGTTTTTATTTATGAAGAGCAACCAGGAATAGATAGAATTCTAACAAAGGAGGAAGTTACATCTAAATCTATTCAATCTTCTTCCTTTGGATTTGACGAACAAATCTCTAATATAGAGGTTGGGGACAAGGTGAAAGTTTGGTATGATGCCTTGGACACAAGCTTACCAAGCTCTGGTCATGGTACTAAAATTGAATTAATAAAGAGACCGTAGTATCTACGGTCTCCGTTAGCCAATACTTATTGAGCAAATGCAGTAGAAACATTATTTAGCATTGCTTGTTTGCTGGATTCATCAGCAGATTTCCACCATTTTTCAAAAATTACGCCTAGACCAGGTAGTAAATGTTCTTCTCCTCGGTTAATTGCATCTTCTACCACTTCTTTAATATCAGTAGCTGAATTACCCTTTAGGTTAGCTGCTATTGCTTCTCGAATTTGAAAATCCATTTTCATCACTCCTTGTCTTCATCTTTCCCCACGTCTCGTCAACTATACATAATTTTTTTGAATTGACGGAAGATAAATATGAACATATGAACTAATCGAGGAACATGATATAATCTTCTACAAAGAAAAGATGCTAAACTATTTGTTTTGCAGCATTTTAGAAAAAGGCGGTACAAAATATGAAACGAATCGAATCTCCTCAAAACTCTTTAGTGAAGCATTGGAAAAAATTACTCAGTGTTCGAAAAGAAAGAGATAAAACTGGTGAATTTATTATTGAAGGCTATCATTTAGTAGAAGAAGCAATCAAACAAAAAGAACTTGTCTTAACAATCATGTTAAGCGATACAAGTGAAATTCCTGCCAGTTGGGATGTAGACAATCTAGAAATAGTAGAAATTAATGATGTTATTAAAAAAGAGCTTGCAGAAACAGAGCATACCCAAGGCATTTTTGCACATTGTAAACAAAATGCGGCTCAAGCAGATGAACAAGAAAATTGGAGTAAATTTTTATTAATCGATGCGGTTCAAGACCCTGGGAATATTGGAACGATGATCCGTACGGCTGATGCTGCAGGGATAGACGCTGTTATTCTTGGAAAGGGATCAGCTGATGCGTATAATTCTAAAACGCTTCGCTCTGCTCAAGGCTCTCATTTCCACATACCTATATTAAAAGGTGACTTAAGCTATTGGGTCGATCAGCTAAAAGAGAAAAATGTAAAAGTATATGGCACGGCATTTGAAAATTCAACGCCGTTTCATGAGGTAGAGAAAAGTGATGCGTTTGCATTAATAGTAGGAAACGAAGGTAGCGGTATACAAGCAAGTCTTTTAGAACAAACGGACCAAAATATTATTGTTCCTTTATTGGGCCAAGCGGAATCTTTAAATGTCGCAGTCGCAACAGGAATTCTTCTTTATGGGCTTACATTGAGATAAATACCCTTGATGAAATGTTTAAAAGTCCGTATAATAGATAATAATTTGATAAATAAGAAAAGCTGTCATCGGGAAAAGTATATATGATTATTCGAATGTAGGGATTTTGCGCCTAGACTGGAAGCGTAAATGGAGAATTCATATAGAAGTTCACCCCGTTAGCTGCCACCGGGACCAGTGTTTACTGTAAAGGTGTGCCGGTGTAGAGCCGTTATTCGAATTGAGTGATTGCACGTTTAGTTGTGCAATAATCAGGGTGGTACCGCGAAATTAGTCCTCGTCCCTTTTATAGGGGCGGGGATTTTTTATTTTGTCAATTAGGAGGGATTTTTCAAATGGAAGCACAACTTCAACAGTTAAAAGAAGAAGCATTACAAAAAATTGAAGCTTCACAAAACACAAAAGAATTAAATGATGTGAGAGTAGCGTATTTAGGAAAAAAAGGACCGATTACAGATTTATTAAAGGGTATGGGTAAACTCCCAGCTGAAGAACGTCCAAAAATGGGAGCACTTGTCAATGTAGTGCGTGAAGAAGTAACTGCCGTTTTAGAAGCACGTATGACATTACTTCAAGAACAAGCGATTCAAGAACAGCTTGCAAAAGAGTCTATTGATGTAACATTACCGGGAAGACCAGTGAAAACAGGTAATCATCACCCACTCACTCGTGTAGTGGAGGAAATCGAAGATCTATTTTTAAGCATGGGTTATGAAATTGCAGAAGGTCCTGAGGTAGAAAAGGATTATTACAATTTTGAAGCATTGAATTTACCAAAAGGTCATCCAGCACGTGATATGCAGGATTCCTTCTATATTTCAGAGGATATTCTATTGCGTACGCATACCTCTCCAGTTCAAGCGCGCACGATGGAAGCAAAAGAAGGGCAACCAATTAAGATCATTTGTCCTGGTAAGGTATATCGTCGTGATAATGATGATGCTACCCATTCTCATCAATTCACTCAAATCGAAGGTTTAGTCATCGGTGAAAATATTCGTATGAGTGATTTAAAAGGTACTTTATCTTTATTCGCGAAAAAAATGTTCGGAGAAGATCGTGAAATTCGACTGCGTCCAAGTTTCTTCCCATTCACAGAGCCCTCTGTAGAGATGGATATCTCTTGCTTCAAATGTGGAGGAAGTGGTTGTAACGTATGTAAGAAAACAGGTTGGATTGAAATCCTAGGAGCAGGTATGGTTCATCCTAATGTTCTTGAGATGGCTGGTTATGATTCTAAAAAGCTTTCTGGTTTTGCGTTTGGTATGGGACCAGAGCGTATTGCAATGTTGAAATATGGAGTGGAAGATATTCGTCATTTCTATACAAATGATGTGCGTTTCTTATCGCAATTCCACCGAACAGAAGTGTAAGGAGGAAATGACATGTTAGTATCAACGAAATGGTTATCAGAATATGTAAACACACAAGGGTTGGACCCGAAAGACTTAGGTGAGAAAATTACTCGCTCAGGAATAGAAGTGGACGCAGTGAATGATCGCTCTCTAGGCATGACAAATGTAGTAGTTGGATATGTAAAGGAAAAAGTGAAGCATCCAGAAGCAGATAAGCTAAACATCTGTCAGGTGGATGTAGGAGATGAAATCACTCAAATTATTTGTGGTGCTCCGAACGTTGACGCTGGTCAAAAGGTAATCGTTGCACGTCCTGGAGCTGTGCTACCAGGTGGCATTAAAATTAAAAAAGCAAAGCTACGCGGAGAAGTATCTAATGGAATGATCTGTTCTCTTCAAGAGCTAGGTATTGAAGGTCGCCTAGTAGCTAAAGCGTATGCAGAAGGGATTTATGTTCTTCCTGAAACAGCTGTACCAGGTGAAAGTGCACTTCCTTTATTAGGCCTGGACGATGTAGTGCTAGAGCTAGGTTTAACACCAAACCGCTCGGATGCACTAAGTATGCTAGGAGTTGCTTATGAGGTAGGGGCTATTCTTTCAGAGGATATGAAATACCCTGAAGCTTCTTACACTGAAAGCAGTGAAAAAGCAGAGGACTATTTAAAGCTTCAAGTGGATGCAATAGAAGAAAATCCTCTGTATATTGCTAAGGTTGTTAAAAACGTACAAGTAAAAGAATCTCCATTATGGCTACAGAATCGTCTGATGGCTGCTGGAATTCGTCCTCATAATAACGTAGTAGATGTTACTAACTATGTATTAATGGAATTTGGTCAACCACTTCATGCATTTGACTATGACCGTTTAGCAACAAAGGAAATCGTTGTTCGCCTTGCAGCTGAAGGAGAAAAGATGGTTACACTCGATGACCAAGAACGAACACTTAAATCTAACCATTTAGTAATAACTAACGGTAAAGAGCCGGTTGCTATTGCTGGAGTAATGGGTGGGGCTAATTCAGAGGTTCATGAAGGCACGACAACCGTTGTAATCGAGTCAGCTTACTTTGCAGCTGGATCTGTACGTCAAACATCGAAAGACCATAACCTACGTAGTGATGCAAGTGCTCGCTTCGAAAAAGGTGTGGATCCAAATCGTGTAAATATGGCAGCAGAGCGTGCAGCAAGCCTATTAGCAGAGCTTGCAAATGGTGAAGTACTAGCTGGTTCCGTAGTTGTAGATAAGTTAGATAAATCTCCAGCTGAAGTTATCGTTTCTCCAGACTTCATTAACAGTCGTTTAGGAATGAAGATATCTTTAGAGGATATGACATCTATTCTGTCTCGTTTGAAATTTGAATTCCAAGCAGCTAATGGATATTTATATATTAAAGCACCTACTAGACGTCAGGATATTAAAATTCCGGAGGACATCGTGGAAGAAATAGCTCGTATGTATGGTTATGATGAGATTCCAATGACGTTACCTGTGGAAGAGTCTAAACCAGGTGGTTTAACATCCTACCAAGCAAAACGTCGCCAAGTGCGTGGTTTTATGGAAGGTGCAGGACTTTACCAAGCAATTACGTACTCATTAACTTCTAAAGAAGTAGCACAAAAGTTTGCTTTAGAAACTGCTCCTGTAACGGAACTATTAATGCCAATGAGTGAGGAGCGTAGCACGCTACGTCAAAGCTTAATCCCTCATTTGCTAGAGGCTGTAACGTATAACACTGCTCGCCAAGCAGATACCGTTGCATTGTATGAAATTGGTTCTGTTTTCTTAGGAGAAACAGCATCTGGATTACCTCATGAGCAAGAGCATTTAGCAGGCGTTATTGCTGGTAAATGGGTTGAGCATAGCTGGCAAGGAGAGAAAAAGTCAGTAGATTTCTTTGTTTTAAAAGGAATTGTAGAAGGTTTAATGGATTTACTTGGTCATACAAGTGAGTTAACCTTTGAACGTACAGTAATGGAAGGAATGCATCCAGGAAGAACTGCAACTATCCAATTGGCAGGGGAAGAGATCGGTATTATTGGTCAATTACACCCGGCGGAACAAAAAGCACGTGACTTAAAGGATACGTATGTATTCGAGCTGAATTTAATGAAGGTATTAAACAAAGATGCTGGAACATTGTATTATTCACCAGTTTCTAAATTCCCTTCTATTACTCGCGATATCGCATTAGTAGTGGATCAGGAAAAAGCTACTGGAGAGCTGCAAGCAATTATTCAACAATCAGGTGGGAAATTGCTTAAGGGAGTACATTTATTCGATTTATATGAAGGAGAAAAAATGGAACCAGGCAAAAAATCAGTTGCATTCTCTCTAACGTATTTCGATCCAGAGCGTACATTAACGGATGAAGAAGTAGTTAATGCACATAACAAAGTTCTAAAAGCATTAGCTGAGCAAGCAGGAGCCGAGCTGCGAGGATAAACGCTGATCACCTTGCAGAGATGGGCTAGAACCTTGCGGAAACGAGTCAAAACCTTGCAGAGATGACGCAAAATCTTGCGGAAATGAGTCACAACCTTGCGGAGAATAGCTAACCTTGCAGAGATGAGCTAGAACCTTGCGGAGATGTGCTAGAACCTTGCAGAGATGACTCTAAACCTTGCGGAGATGACGCAAAATCTTGCGGAAATGAGTCACAACCTTGCGGAGAATAGCTAACCTTGCAGAGATGAGCTAGAACCTTGCAGAGATGACTCTAAACCTTGCGGAGATGACGCAAAATCTTGCGGAAATGAGTCACAACCTTGCGGAGAATAGCTAACCTTGCAGAGATGACTCTAAACCTTGCGGAGGCGAGTCAAAACCTTGCGGAAACGAGTCAGAATCTTGCAGAGATGACCCCAAATCTTGCGGAAATGAGTCACAACCTTGCGGAGAATAGCTAACCTTGCAGAGATGGGCTAAAACCTTGCGGAAACGAGTCAAAACCTTGCAAACAGCCAAAAAACTTTTAGAGAATAACTAAAAGAATTAAATAAATGAAAAAGGAGCAGCACCAAAATAGGTGTTGCTCCTTTTTGTTGAACTCTGAGAGTAGAAGTATATTTATGTTAAAATAGGTATAAAAAGTTACGAAATTGGAGGTTAGCGAGTGGGTACCTTTGATCCAAACAACAGTACATACACGAAAGAAATATTAGAGAAACAGCTAATCCTATCGAAGCCTTTAACTAAAAATGAAGTAGAGGAATTGAACTTAGCAAACAACAATCTTAAAAATGAAGAGGATAACTTCCTACCGAAGCAGTGGTTTTGTCGTGCGGATATAGGGGAGTGGGAAGAGGTAGAAATATTTATACAAGGTGATGATCAAAAGCCTTATGTCAGCTGTATAGAAATGGCCGAGAAAATACTAAAAGCTATTCCTCAGCATATTAATCGTGCATTAAATTACTTGAAAGAATTTTTTCCTGCTCAACAATCGGAGGACTATTACTTATCTACGATTTCCTTTGGAAGAATGATTAATTTTGATGATCAGCTTTTTACAGGTTTTACAATAGGTTTTTATAGCGAACAACGGCATGAATTTCAATACAAGGTGAAATTCAAAGAAAATGGTTGGCCAATTGGGTTTGAGGGTGGACCAATGTAGAATAGAAATCGAAAGCTTCTTAGGAAGAAATAAACAGAATTTATAAATTACTCGAAATCATGAAAGCTATAATATAGCTAATCCTTGGAAAAAAATAACTTGTTGAGGATGTGTAAAAATGGGTTTTTTTAATCGCTTATTTAAAAAAGTGGAAGATATTAATAAGGGAGAAGTAGCTGTTTCTGAACTGAAATCCGAGTTCTATCTTGAGTCGCCTGTAGAAGAAGCAAAGGATTATTGGGTGGAAATGGCTCAAAATATTATTGTGAACACGGTTAAGGCAACAAACAATTCTGTTGAACGAGCTTTTGTCCTCATCGATTTTGGAGAAAAACCTTCTTTTGATATCTTTTATCAAGTAGAGGGAAGTTTAGTTATGTGGGATCAGCTTGAGGATCAGGATATAAAAGAAAAAATAGAATATGAACTGCTACCTCAAGCAACCGATGTTGTGAAAGCAGTAAACGATAACTTCATTCAAGCCGATCACCCAACCATTGCATATGCGGAGCTGCAATTTGAATGGCAAACTAGCGCTTGGTTTTCACATATAATATGGGAAGACGACGAGTACTCAAAGCTAGCTAAGGACGAAATATTAAATAAATGGTTTGATACATTAAGTGTTGAAATCAAAGATTTGCCATTAGATAGTGACACTAAGCTGTCCTGGTATCCGTAAGTTGTTTTAATCATATTCTTTTAAAAGAGAGCAAGAGTTTAATAGCTTGATTATAACGCCTTTGTCTAATTTCGGAACGTCCTCTCTATTTTATAGGAGAGGACTTAGCTAACTTGTGTCCATATATCGATACTAGCTTAAGGGGAGAATTTATGAATAAACAAGCGGTAACTTATTTTATCTCAGGAATAAGTGTCATACTGATAAGTACACCATTAGGGTACAGTTTAGTTAAGATCGTGTATAGAAACAAAAATTTAGCTGGAGAATATGTACCAATTCTTAACGGATTTATATATTCATTGATGTTAGTCGGTGTTTTGATATTTAGCATTGGTATAGTTAACTTCATAAAAAATAAAAATTAATCGTTGTATTAAAGGATGCGTTATTTCAAGAAGGAAACCTGAAACAGAGAATTTATTCCCCTCGCATAATCGCTATTACTTCAAAAAGAGTTCAACCATTGTTTCATTAACAAGAGCTTTACTTTAAAAAAGTCACCTAGTTTTCACATATCCCTAAGTCTATTAAGACGCAAAAAAAACCCTGCTTTTATTTGAAAGAAGGGGTTTTTCTTTGTATTCAATTATACGATTTTCAAATTAATTCACTACACTACATTAAAGAAGGTCATTCAGGATCACTTGTATATTTTTCTGGTAATAATTGCATTACATTACACTTTACTAACTCACCTTTATAAGAAATGATTACATCAGTATCAGTCCCATAATCACTTATTAACTCACGACACATGCCACATGGTACAACTACCCAACATTTTTCTATATCCTCGTGTGGATGAGGGTGGGCTACTGCGACAATCGTTTCAAATTCATGGTCTCCCTCAGAGATAGACTTACCAATAGCCATTGCTTCTCCACATACGGTAATTCTTCCTACATTCGCTTCAAGGTGTACTGCCGAGTATATCTTTCCCGTTTTCGTTCTTACCGCTGAACCAATGTGATGTCGTTCATATCTATAATTCTTTTCAATAACATTTTCTGCCTCCTTAATCAATTCATAATCTTTGCTCTCTAAAGGTCTTACTTCTAACATAATAATCTTCCTCTCAATAATTCAACTTTATTTACTACTTCGTCGCCTTTTCAAATACACCCCTTATACGAATAACCTCTCTAGTTCGTTTAAGTGTAACATTTCACACACAACCATAGAACATAGCCTTTAATATTTAAAAGAGAAATTAACTTTTATTTGGATAAAAGCTTCATCCAAATCAGATGGCTGTAAGTGGTTGTATCTTTGAGAAAGCGTCCGGCTGGTGCGGAAATCAATTCTACTCTCTGATTTCTTTTTCTATGCGTGATAAATCAACCCTAATCTTTAACAGAGCCTATTTCTTTAGCAAAAGAGAGACTCCCAATTTTTTATGGAAATTTCTAATCTTACTATTAGATAAGTAGATATTTATTCGTTCTTTTTTCTGGTTTATATCTATCAAGTATTGGGTAGTAAAGTAATAGCAAATTTTTAATAATTTACTTATTTTATTAACAAAATTTGTATTAACAACGAAGGAGAGGGGATTTAATGGGTTTATCGTTTTGGACATGGACAGTTACGATTATATTATCGTTAGCTTTTATAGGGATGTCTTTCCTATTTAAGAAAAAAGCAGATACGAGCTTTGCGCATTATGCAATAGCTGGTGGAACGTTGCCATTTTTCTTATTATTGTTTACGGACATTGCAACCATCATGGGAGTCGGCAATTTCGTAGGCCATTCCTCAAAGGGGTACGAGATTGGAATAGCTAATGTGCCATTCGTCATTGGAGAGCAGGGTGCAAAAATATTATTTGCGCTGGTATTTGCAGGTTTTGCGGCAAGGTTTACATATAATACACTAGCAGAAATGATGAATGATTTAATCATAGGAGATAGATTGTCTCGTGGTTTAATAGCCATTTTAACTTCCTCTATAATGATAGCTTGGGTAAGTGGACAAGCAATGGGGATGGGGGCGCTATTTTCAGCCTTTACTGGAGCAGATCCTCTTATGATGATATTAGTTTTTTCTGCGGTGTTTATCATTTACACGGCAGTTGGCGGTATGTATTCTGTTGTATGGACTGACCTCATACAGGGAGGAATACTCATTGCTATCGCTGTTTGGTTTTACATACAAGTATTCGATAAAGTTGATTTTAGTTTTACGACCCTAAAAAGTGGGTTGGAAAATGTAGGGGCGATCGAGTTAGCTCAAATGAATCTTTCTGCTATGGAGGTTATTTCTCTATTTGTTACAGGAACTTTAGGGATACTGGCTGCTCAAGTATATTGGCAGCGGTGTTTTGCTTCGAAAAACCCGAAGGCAGCAAGCAGAGCTATGCTAATCAGTGGAATAGTAGCTATTGTATTTACTGTTTTTGCAACAATTGCCGGAATGGTAGTAAAAATACAAAATCCTAATTTAGCTGCAGACGAAGCTATTTCGTGGCTTATCCTTGAGGAAATGACGCAACTGGCTGCTCTAGCGTTTTTTATCATGATATTCCTAGCAGCAATCTCCAGTGCTTCTTCTCTTTTGCATTCCGCTGCAGTCGTCATTGTAAACGACTTAGTAATCCCAAATATGAAACCTAAGGAAGATTCCTATTATTTAAAATTAACGAGAATAGGAGTTATCGTAATTGGGGCTTTTACAATTGGGACAGCTATTTGGGCCGACTCTATTATAGATTTATTCTCCTTGGCTTATTCAATGGCTGGTGGAGGAGTTGTGCCAGTCTTAGTTGTCGGCTTACTTTGGAAAAAGAAAAAGGGTCAAGAATTTTCAATGGGTTCAAGTAACAGTCAGGTTTCCGTTTGGGGAGCAAGAGTTGGTATAGTTGCTGGCTCTATTGCCTCACTTGCATTAGGAATTTTATGGGGTGTTTTAGTATCTGTATTGTTAACTATCATCATCTCCAAAATGGTTCCTACTCCAACAGAGACATCTTTAGAGGTATAACGAATGCACCCCTATACCGATTCAGCAATCGATATAGGGGTTTTCTCTCGTTCAAGCTGGAAATGTTGCAATGACGGTCTCTTCCGATAAAATAGAAGTATTGAATAAATTATTTGAATAGGTGAGAATATGCCAGCAATTACGTTTGAACAAGAATTTATATTAAATGAACACCGAATATATACGACTAGGCCGCTTCGTACACTATTCACGTTAGAACGTCTCAGCAAAGAATTTTTCCAGGATGATTTTGCAAAACTGATGCAAGGAATTACAGAAGCAGAAAATCAGGTAGCAGCTGTTTCTCATTTTTCTAAAAGATATGGTATGTTTTTTGCCAATCAATTTTATATGTTAGCAGCTTATGACATGATTTGGGATGGTAAGCATACTGAGCTTCATTTCGATGTCACCAAGGAGTATGATGCCTATACCATTGCTATGTTCATCAATCCAAATGATTTTCGTTATGTGAAAGAAACAGAACGAAAAGACGTGATTATGAAAATATTACAGAAGCAAGGGTACGAGATTGTTCAGTATTTGAGAAAGACAACAAGTATCTCGCCATTGGTTATTTGGGAAAGCTTTTTTGTTTCCATTGTTAAAATGTATGAAAAACTTTTAGAGAATCCATCTACTGCATCTCAGGCGATGGATGATATTGAAATTTTAGAGAGTACTGAGGCTTGGAAATCATTTTCTACTAAATCTCTTTTTTATGAATATACAAAAGGGAGAAATCCAGCAGTGCTAGTCAATCAGCCGATCCGACGGAGCTGTTGTATGTCAATGGATATACCCGGGCAAGGGGCTTGCGGTTACTGTCCTAAGACCAACTTGTAAAACTATACTTCCAAAAATTTAGAGCCCTGCCATAAAAGGCAGGGCTTGTTCTATGGAGAAATTTTTTTGTGACTAATCCACCAATCTATGTGTTCTAAATTAAAGGCTATAATATCTCCGATTGGTCTAAGATGTGGTATTTCTTTATTTAGAATCAATTGATGGATTTGTTCTTCTGTAAGCGGGTAGCCAACAGAATCTAAATATGTCGTTAATTTTTTTACTCCATAGACTCTTCTCAACTAATCACCTCCCACCAAAAGCTCTTCCATGCAAAGAAAAACGCTTAGTGAGACGTATTAATT harbors:
- the pheS gene encoding phenylalanine--tRNA ligase subunit alpha, producing MEAQLQQLKEEALQKIEASQNTKELNDVRVAYLGKKGPITDLLKGMGKLPAEERPKMGALVNVVREEVTAVLEARMTLLQEQAIQEQLAKESIDVTLPGRPVKTGNHHPLTRVVEEIEDLFLSMGYEIAEGPEVEKDYYNFEALNLPKGHPARDMQDSFYISEDILLRTHTSPVQARTMEAKEGQPIKIICPGKVYRRDNDDATHSHQFTQIEGLVIGENIRMSDLKGTLSLFAKKMFGEDREIRLRPSFFPFTEPSVEMDISCFKCGGSGCNVCKKTGWIEILGAGMVHPNVLEMAGYDSKKLSGFAFGMGPERIAMLKYGVEDIRHFYTNDVRFLSQFHRTEV
- the sspI gene encoding small acid-soluble spore protein SspI, giving the protein MDFQIREAIAANLKGNSATDIKEVVEDAINRGEEHLLPGLGVIFEKWWKSADESSKQAMLNNVSTAFAQ
- a CDS encoding sodium:solute symporter family protein, giving the protein MGLSFWTWTVTIILSLAFIGMSFLFKKKADTSFAHYAIAGGTLPFFLLLFTDIATIMGVGNFVGHSSKGYEIGIANVPFVIGEQGAKILFALVFAGFAARFTYNTLAEMMNDLIIGDRLSRGLIAILTSSIMIAWVSGQAMGMGALFSAFTGADPLMMILVFSAVFIIYTAVGGMYSVVWTDLIQGGILIAIAVWFYIQVFDKVDFSFTTLKSGLENVGAIELAQMNLSAMEVISLFVTGTLGILAAQVYWQRCFASKNPKAASRAMLISGIVAIVFTVFATIAGMVVKIQNPNLAADEAISWLILEEMTQLAALAFFIMIFLAAISSASSLLHSAAVVIVNDLVIPNMKPKEDSYYLKLTRIGVIVIGAFTIGTAIWADSIIDLFSLAYSMAGGGVVPVLVVGLLWKKKKGQEFSMGSSNSQVSVWGARVGIVAGSIASLALGILWGVLVSVLLTIIISKMVPTPTETSLEV
- a CDS encoding cytidine deaminase; the encoded protein is MLEVRPLESKDYELIKEAENVIEKNYRYERHHIGSAVRTKTGKIYSAVHLEANVGRITVCGEAMAIGKSISEGDHEFETIVAVAHPHPHEDIEKCWVVVPCGMCRELISDYGTDTDVIISYKGELVKCNVMQLLPEKYTSDPE
- a CDS encoding RNA methyltransferase codes for the protein MKRIESPQNSLVKHWKKLLSVRKERDKTGEFIIEGYHLVEEAIKQKELVLTIMLSDTSEIPASWDVDNLEIVEINDVIKKELAETEHTQGIFAHCKQNAAQADEQENWSKFLLIDAVQDPGNIGTMIRTADAAGIDAVILGKGSADAYNSKTLRSAQGSHFHIPILKGDLSYWVDQLKEKNVKVYGTAFENSTPFHEVEKSDAFALIVGNEGSGIQASLLEQTDQNIIVPLLGQAESLNVAVATGILLYGLTLR
- a CDS encoding DUF3221 domain-containing protein yields the protein MIRYFGFLIILVSVVSLWGCKEESQENQFVREGIVAEVSDAHVFIYEEQPGIDRILTKEEVTSKSIQSSSFGFDEQISNIEVGDKVKVWYDALDTSLPSSGHGTKIELIKRP
- the pheT gene encoding phenylalanine--tRNA ligase subunit beta, which produces MLVSTKWLSEYVNTQGLDPKDLGEKITRSGIEVDAVNDRSLGMTNVVVGYVKEKVKHPEADKLNICQVDVGDEITQIICGAPNVDAGQKVIVARPGAVLPGGIKIKKAKLRGEVSNGMICSLQELGIEGRLVAKAYAEGIYVLPETAVPGESALPLLGLDDVVLELGLTPNRSDALSMLGVAYEVGAILSEDMKYPEASYTESSEKAEDYLKLQVDAIEENPLYIAKVVKNVQVKESPLWLQNRLMAAGIRPHNNVVDVTNYVLMEFGQPLHAFDYDRLATKEIVVRLAAEGEKMVTLDDQERTLKSNHLVITNGKEPVAIAGVMGGANSEVHEGTTTVVIESAYFAAGSVRQTSKDHNLRSDASARFEKGVDPNRVNMAAERAASLLAELANGEVLAGSVVVDKLDKSPAEVIVSPDFINSRLGMKISLEDMTSILSRLKFEFQAANGYLYIKAPTRRQDIKIPEDIVEEIARMYGYDEIPMTLPVEESKPGGLTSYQAKRRQVRGFMEGAGLYQAITYSLTSKEVAQKFALETAPVTELLMPMSEERSTLRQSLIPHLLEAVTYNTARQADTVALYEIGSVFLGETASGLPHEQEHLAGVIAGKWVEHSWQGEKKSVDFFVLKGIVEGLMDLLGHTSELTFERTVMEGMHPGRTATIQLAGEEIGIIGQLHPAEQKARDLKDTYVFELNLMKVLNKDAGTLYYSPVSKFPSITRDIALVVDQEKATGELQAIIQQSGGKLLKGVHLFDLYEGEKMEPGKKSVAFSLTYFDPERTLTDEEVVNAHNKVLKALAEQAGAELRG
- a CDS encoding Fe-S oxidoreductase produces the protein MPAITFEQEFILNEHRIYTTRPLRTLFTLERLSKEFFQDDFAKLMQGITEAENQVAAVSHFSKRYGMFFANQFYMLAAYDMIWDGKHTELHFDVTKEYDAYTIAMFINPNDFRYVKETERKDVIMKILQKQGYEIVQYLRKTTSISPLVIWESFFVSIVKMYEKLLENPSTASQAMDDIEILESTEAWKSFSTKSLFYEYTKGRNPAVLVNQPIRRSCCMSMDIPGQGACGYCPKTNL
- a CDS encoding DUF2441 domain-containing protein, producing MTENELVVYHIVTRNKMRVGQIIDFSENQKNTLYHFFFEKEQLNSKGEDFVQIFQNQYTNEGVNLTKEDAEVGHKYLDQTTRAIRETIVEMVRLEEYPNYPSRLSCLYATKSLEDALKWADLFNSYNRQVLQLVKLRVDGKTFEGDASFLPKEDGISFAKKIEQAREYWQGNVISGLPEMLVDGKIEVVEILEEYE